From Aristaeella lactis, the proteins below share one genomic window:
- a CDS encoding ABC transporter permease, with the protein MKCIWKQFWYDLVIFFREPFFALPILLLPGVFFIVYAGSMAKDAASIEGFAQYLPMYMILISFLTVFFNIGTQYVTDKQSGIFKRLLLSPISLFNVVLTYSLRGLLISVLGFFEMIAIAALVFGIPLSSNMILFFLAFLVTVMIMMLLSLTLHGFFKNSRQVMPFTIIGFQYVLFASGMIMPVEKMPTVLRYLVYVNPVYHMNQILVRVWYNAPQKVIHIAALAIWVVICLVLIRFQKGFATDK; encoded by the coding sequence ATGAAATGCATCTGGAAACAATTCTGGTATGATCTGGTCATCTTCTTCCGGGAACCGTTTTTCGCACTGCCGATCCTGCTGCTGCCCGGTGTGTTTTTTATCGTCTACGCGGGCTCCATGGCGAAGGACGCGGCGAGCATCGAAGGATTCGCCCAGTATCTACCCATGTATATGATCCTGATCTCTTTCCTGACGGTTTTCTTTAACATCGGAACACAGTATGTGACGGACAAGCAGAGCGGTATTTTCAAACGTCTGCTGCTGAGCCCCATCAGCCTGTTCAATGTAGTGCTGACCTATTCCCTGCGGGGGCTGCTGATCTCTGTACTCGGATTCTTCGAAATGATCGCGATTGCTGCCCTGGTGTTTGGAATTCCCCTGAGCAGCAATATGATCCTGTTCTTCCTTGCGTTCCTGGTGACGGTAATGATCATGATGCTGCTGAGCCTGACGCTGCACGGCTTTTTCAAAAACAGCCGCCAGGTGATGCCCTTTACGATTATCGGTTTCCAGTATGTGCTGTTTGCAAGCGGGATGATCATGCCGGTGGAAAAAATGCCGACAGTGCTGCGGTATCTGGTTTACGTGAATCCGGTTTACCATATGAACCAGATCCTGGTGAGAGTATGGTACAACGCGCCGCAGAAGGTGATCCACATTGCCGCGCTGGCCATTTGGGTGGTGATTTGCCTGGTGCTGATCCGGTTCCAGAAAGGATTCGCGACAGATAAATAA
- a CDS encoding efflux RND transporter permease subunit, with the protein MKGFTKGLVQHRILIIILCIALVVPSVLGMVRTKTKYDLLYYLPKDLETVQGQEILMKDFGKGAFSLLVTEGMNLKDQADMENALKEIPHVDSVIGYASLTKGTLPVEIIPDDIREKFQRGDCMLSAVFFDEGSSSEETMEAISQVRKVAGEKTFVSGLSAVVTDTRQLVEDQEAIYVAIAVALCAVVLMLTMDSFLLPMIFLLCIAVSVLWNMGSNYFLGEISYITKAVAAVLQLAVTLDYSIFLWHSYKEQKALTDDKDEAMANAIRVTFTSILGSSLTTIAGFVSICFMSFTLGKDLGIVMSKGVILGVLGTVTLLPCVIRALDGAIEKTSHKPLLPDVSGIGRFVTKHYKVLAVILLVMIIPAFYGYRNVNVYYDMSKVMPPELESVQANKKLEETFDMSTTHLLLVDADVSQKDVRDMTKEMQQVDGVKSVIGIDSLLGAGIPESILPEDVLSLVKGDRYQLMLVNSAYVISSDEVNAQIDSLNAILKKYDKGGMLIGEAPCTKDLIACTDRDFTVVSLISIIAIFVIIMLVQRSVSLPVLLVAVIELAIAANLCIPYYLKQELPFVGPILISTIQLGATVDYAILMTTRYKQNRLAGKDKKEAVQDAVASAAQSVLVSGLGFFAATYGVGLYSNVAIISSMCRLIARGALLSVAVVLLLLPAVLLIMDKVIVHTTAGMKKAAC; encoded by the coding sequence ATGAAAGGATTTACCAAGGGACTGGTTCAGCACCGGATACTGATCATCATCCTGTGCATTGCGCTGGTGGTGCCGTCTGTGCTGGGCATGGTCCGGACAAAGACCAAATATGACCTGCTGTATTACCTGCCGAAGGACCTGGAGACCGTCCAGGGCCAGGAGATTCTGATGAAGGATTTCGGCAAGGGCGCTTTTTCCCTGCTGGTTACGGAGGGTATGAACCTGAAGGACCAGGCGGATATGGAAAACGCCCTGAAGGAAATACCGCATGTGGACTCCGTCATCGGGTACGCTTCACTGACGAAGGGAACGCTGCCCGTGGAAATCATCCCGGATGATATTCGGGAGAAGTTCCAGCGGGGCGACTGTATGCTTTCCGCCGTCTTCTTTGATGAAGGTTCCTCCTCTGAGGAAACCATGGAAGCTATCAGTCAGGTACGGAAGGTTGCCGGTGAAAAAACTTTTGTGAGCGGCCTTTCTGCGGTCGTGACCGATACCAGGCAGCTGGTGGAGGACCAGGAAGCGATCTATGTCGCCATTGCCGTGGCACTGTGCGCCGTTGTGCTGATGCTGACAATGGACTCGTTCCTGCTGCCGATGATCTTCCTGCTCTGCATTGCCGTTTCCGTTCTGTGGAACATGGGCAGCAATTATTTCCTGGGCGAGATCAGCTATATCACCAAGGCGGTGGCTGCCGTGCTGCAGCTGGCTGTGACGCTGGACTATTCCATTTTCCTGTGGCACAGCTACAAGGAGCAGAAAGCCCTGACGGACGACAAGGATGAAGCCATGGCGAATGCCATCCGGGTGACCTTCACTTCCATCCTGGGCTCCTCCCTGACCACGATCGCCGGCTTTGTGAGCATCTGCTTCATGAGTTTCACCCTGGGCAAAGACCTGGGCATTGTGATGAGCAAGGGCGTAATCCTGGGCGTGCTTGGCACGGTGACGCTGCTGCCCTGTGTGATCCGGGCGCTGGACGGCGCGATCGAAAAAACGAGCCACAAACCGCTGCTGCCTGATGTGAGCGGCATCGGCCGGTTCGTTACGAAACACTATAAAGTGCTGGCTGTGATCCTGCTGGTTATGATCATCCCGGCGTTCTACGGATACCGGAATGTGAATGTCTACTACGATATGAGCAAGGTCATGCCGCCGGAACTGGAGTCTGTCCAGGCCAATAAAAAGCTGGAAGAAACCTTTGATATGTCCACCACGCATCTGCTGCTTGTCGATGCGGATGTATCCCAGAAGGATGTCCGGGACATGACGAAAGAAATGCAGCAGGTGGACGGCGTGAAAAGCGTCATCGGGATTGACAGCCTGCTGGGCGCCGGGATTCCGGAATCGATCCTGCCGGAGGACGTGCTGTCCCTGGTAAAAGGAGACCGGTACCAGCTGATGCTGGTGAACAGCGCTTACGTTATCTCTTCGGATGAAGTGAATGCGCAGATCGACAGCCTGAACGCAATCCTGAAGAAATATGACAAGGGCGGCATGCTGATCGGCGAAGCACCCTGCACGAAGGACCTGATTGCCTGTACGGATCGGGACTTCACGGTTGTCAGCCTGATCTCGATTATCGCGATCTTTGTGATCATCATGCTGGTGCAGCGGTCCGTCTCGCTGCCTGTACTGCTGGTGGCAGTGATCGAACTGGCCATTGCGGCCAATCTGTGCATCCCGTATTACCTGAAGCAGGAACTGCCCTTCGTGGGGCCAATCCTGATCTCCACCATCCAGCTGGGCGCCACGGTGGACTACGCCATCCTGATGACGACCCGCTACAAGCAGAACCGGCTTGCGGGCAAGGATAAAAAAGAAGCGGTTCAGGACGCTGTCGCTTCCGCCGCGCAGAGCGTGCTGGTCAGCGGCCTGGGCTTCTTTGCGGCCACCTACGGCGTGGGCCTCTATTCCAACGTGGCTATTATCTCCTCCATGTGCAGGCTGATTGCCCGCGGCGCGCTGCTGAGCGTGGCAGTTGTATTGCTGCTCCTGCCGGCGGTGCTGCTGATCATGGATAAAGTCATTGTTCACACGACAGCCGGAATGAAAAAAGCTGCCTGCTGA
- a CDS encoding adenylate/guanylate cyclase domain-containing protein: MLRELNSERIQYIFRNMDDSVCITGMGGELLYANPAAEKLFGLRAGDRPKLWEAIPYVEGNDELIQLFIDSVMEKRKSFNALVDYVNNEGRLFRLHVSLTCEPSDPGLFLVVISDLTQSVRVKSAFARYTSEDIADYVLTAPDGEKQGGKAQEVTILMSDLRGFTAMSSRLSSTQLVSVLNHYFESMSAVIERHRGTIIEFLGDGIFVVFGAPKELPDHASAAVRCAIEMQNAMEAVNAWNRENGYPELDMGIGVNTGTVVVGNIGSEKKMKYGCMGEAVNLAGRLESFTVRGQVFISESTRERASEEVSVKSESSFLPKGATHDMRFYDISGIGSCKLNDASGVSDWITLSGKALVFYVLEEKTVDHTEHTGSLTRISADNRFALLATGSKLKPFQNLMLRIGGRDAYAKIVSQEGNDFRLCFTSVPENFPDLVKTL; encoded by the coding sequence ATGCTGCGTGAACTGAATTCGGAACGGATACAGTATATCTTCCGGAACATGGACGATTCCGTCTGTATCACAGGAATGGGCGGAGAACTGCTCTATGCCAATCCTGCCGCTGAAAAGCTGTTCGGGCTCCGTGCCGGAGATCGTCCCAAACTCTGGGAAGCCATCCCTTATGTGGAAGGAAACGATGAACTGATCCAGCTGTTTATCGACAGCGTGATGGAGAAGCGTAAATCCTTCAACGCGCTCGTGGATTATGTCAACAACGAAGGCCGTCTTTTCCGCCTGCATGTCAGCCTGACCTGTGAGCCAAGCGACCCGGGTCTGTTCCTGGTCGTCATCAGCGACCTGACCCAGTCCGTCAGGGTGAAATCGGCCTTTGCCCGCTACACTTCCGAGGATATCGCTGATTACGTGCTGACAGCTCCGGACGGGGAAAAACAGGGCGGTAAGGCGCAGGAAGTCACCATCCTCATGAGTGACCTGCGCGGCTTTACAGCCATGAGTTCTCGGCTTTCATCCACCCAGCTTGTCTCCGTCCTGAATCATTACTTTGAAAGCATGTCCGCCGTCATTGAGCGTCACCGGGGAACCATCATCGAATTCCTGGGAGACGGCATCTTTGTCGTCTTCGGCGCCCCGAAGGAACTTCCGGACCACGCGTCTGCCGCGGTCCGCTGCGCCATTGAGATGCAGAATGCCATGGAGGCGGTAAACGCCTGGAACCGGGAAAACGGTTACCCGGAACTGGATATGGGAATCGGCGTCAATACCGGCACGGTCGTTGTAGGCAATATCGGTTCCGAAAAGAAAATGAAATACGGCTGTATGGGCGAAGCCGTCAACCTGGCCGGCCGTCTGGAATCCTTCACAGTCCGCGGTCAGGTCTTCATCTCTGAAAGCACCCGGGAGCGGGCATCGGAGGAAGTGTCGGTCAAATCCGAAAGCAGTTTCCTGCCCAAGGGAGCCACTCATGATATGCGCTTTTATGACATTTCCGGCATTGGAAGCTGTAAACTGAATGATGCCTCCGGTGTTTCAGACTGGATCACCCTTTCCGGGAAAGCACTGGTTTTCTATGTGCTGGAGGAAAAGACCGTGGATCACACGGAACACACCGGATCCCTGACCCGGATCTCCGCCGATAACCGTTTTGCCCTGCTGGCAACCGGCAGCAAACTGAAGCCCTTCCAGAACCTGATGCTCAGGATCGGGGGCAGGGACGCTTATGCAAAGATTGTCAGCCAGGAGGGAAATGATTTCAGGTTATGCTTTACGTCAGTTCCGGAAAACTTCCCGGACCTGGTCAAAACACTTTGA
- a CDS encoding phosphatase PAP2 family protein — MGNIFYFDWEVDLIEWLQKAAGSIGQTVSKAVTFVGGETVTLLILLIMLFCYNKEAGKRCGFTIVAASMWYPMIKNIVMRVRPYMAHPERVEAMTVVEADADPMDILQQGYSFPSGHSATAVSMYGSIAREVRKKWMWWLAVLLPLLIGLSRFTVGVHYPTDVLAGWAVGLAAIAFSAVLHKKVKREWVRSAILLAVTLPGIFWCTSRDYFTSLGLLIGMVTVYPYERKHIGFKDTRNVWAMILRLAGAFAIYAVLNTVLKLPFSSEWLNSGTLAANLIRAARYAIILFTIVGVYPRAFPFFEKIGKKGIHNS, encoded by the coding sequence ATGGGTAATATTTTCTATTTTGACTGGGAAGTGGACCTGATCGAATGGCTGCAGAAGGCGGCAGGATCCATTGGGCAGACAGTGTCCAAAGCGGTGACTTTTGTCGGCGGGGAAACGGTGACCCTGCTGATCCTGCTGATCATGCTTTTCTGCTATAACAAAGAGGCGGGGAAGCGCTGCGGCTTTACGATTGTTGCTGCCAGCATGTGGTATCCGATGATCAAAAATATCGTGATGCGCGTGAGACCCTATATGGCTCATCCGGAACGGGTAGAGGCGATGACCGTTGTTGAAGCTGACGCGGATCCTATGGATATTCTCCAGCAGGGATATTCTTTCCCCAGCGGACACAGCGCCACGGCGGTGTCCATGTACGGGAGCATAGCCCGGGAAGTCCGCAAAAAATGGATGTGGTGGCTGGCTGTGCTTCTTCCGCTGCTGATCGGCCTGAGCCGGTTTACGGTCGGTGTGCATTATCCGACAGATGTGCTTGCCGGATGGGCTGTCGGCCTGGCGGCAATTGCTTTCAGTGCTGTTCTGCATAAGAAAGTGAAACGGGAATGGGTACGGAGCGCGATCCTGCTTGCGGTAACTCTGCCGGGGATCTTCTGGTGCACAAGCCGTGATTATTTTACGTCCCTTGGCCTGCTGATCGGTATGGTGACGGTTTATCCGTATGAAAGGAAACACATAGGGTTTAAAGATACCAGAAATGTATGGGCAATGATCCTGAGACTTGCGGGAGCCTTCGCGATATACGCGGTCCTGAACACCGTGCTGAAGCTGCCGTTCAGCAGTGAATGGCTGAACAGCGGTACACTGGCGGCAAACCTGATCCGCGCAGCCCGGTACGCGATTATCCTGTTCACGATCGTAGGTGTGTATCCGCGGGCGTTTCCGTTTTTTGAGAAAATCGGGAAAAAGGGAATTCATAATTCATAA
- a CDS encoding sensor histidine kinase: MSVTLVYLITSALCVLSTARLFRYGAETKPPFLKEAAAYVAYQAVVDTCFLLFRIPMLNMALNLTGFFLLNRLYEKSVKRNIMMVLVTYVAMILAELAAVWVSGFVPNGLLERQQDSLSQMAMIIQCVIASLIVQVLKRFKGLARSTEGDWISWAGVILLQIMLIGLISIITFNYHGDVLVIAVLMLAVIDYVVIYIYDRLILSEKERVKNLLLAEQKESYEREVEILKDSQKKIRGIYHDIKNHILILRSYAEQEQYTELNDYLGRLQEETRAAAPQVYTGQPAVDSMLHYKISSAKDIPIQVETSIPEQLKIDDFDISVILGNLLDNAIEACEKLEKEKRRILVSLKLVKNQLFIRMENPYAGLLRRQGERLLTLKADRGSHGIGLENVRRIVEKYHGLMETETEDQVFRTKVMLYLG; the protein is encoded by the coding sequence ATGAGCGTTACGCTGGTGTACCTGATCACAAGCGCGCTGTGCGTTTTGTCCACGGCCCGTTTGTTCCGCTACGGCGCGGAGACAAAGCCTCCGTTCCTGAAGGAAGCGGCGGCTTATGTGGCTTACCAGGCGGTGGTCGATACATGCTTTCTGCTGTTTCGGATCCCGATGCTGAACATGGCGCTGAACCTGACCGGCTTTTTCCTGCTGAACCGGTTATATGAGAAGTCAGTGAAACGGAATATTATGATGGTTCTGGTGACGTATGTGGCCATGATCCTGGCGGAACTGGCAGCTGTCTGGGTCAGCGGCTTTGTGCCGAACGGCCTTCTGGAACGCCAGCAGGACAGCCTTTCGCAGATGGCAATGATTATCCAGTGCGTGATCGCGTCACTGATTGTCCAGGTCCTGAAGCGGTTTAAAGGGCTGGCAAGAAGCACAGAAGGGGACTGGATCAGCTGGGCAGGGGTCATCCTTCTGCAGATTATGCTGATCGGCCTGATTTCCATCATTACCTTCAATTATCATGGAGATGTGCTGGTTATTGCTGTGCTGATGCTGGCGGTGATTGACTATGTGGTGATCTATATCTATGACCGGCTGATCCTTTCCGAGAAGGAGCGGGTGAAGAACCTGCTGCTGGCGGAACAGAAGGAAAGCTATGAGCGGGAAGTGGAAATCCTGAAGGATTCCCAGAAAAAAATCCGCGGCATATACCATGATATCAAGAACCATATCCTGATCCTGCGGTCCTACGCGGAGCAGGAGCAGTATACGGAGCTGAATGACTACCTGGGGCGGTTGCAGGAGGAAACCCGGGCGGCAGCGCCGCAGGTTTACACCGGACAGCCGGCGGTGGACAGCATGCTGCACTATAAAATCAGCAGCGCGAAGGATATTCCCATCCAGGTGGAGACGAGCATTCCGGAGCAGCTGAAGATCGATGATTTTGACATTTCGGTGATCCTGGGGAACCTGCTGGACAACGCCATAGAGGCATGTGAAAAGCTGGAAAAGGAAAAGAGAAGGATCCTGGTTTCCTTGAAACTGGTGAAGAACCAGCTGTTTATCCGGATGGAAAACCCCTATGCCGGACTGCTCCGGCGGCAGGGGGAACGGCTGCTGACGCTGAAGGCGGACAGGGGCAGCCACGGTATCGGGCTGGAGAACGTCCGGCGGATCGTGGAAAAGTACCACGGGCTGATGGAAACGGAGACGGAGGACCAGGTTTTCCGGACCAAAGTTATGCTTTATCTTGGATGA
- a CDS encoding ABC transporter ATP-binding protein, which produces METVINVQDVVKTYGEKTVLDHIGFRIPAGETVAVVGPNGTGKTTLLEILMTLRKVDSGSVSILGKNANEQKVVDEIRGRIGVMLQEGGMYSYIKLKEALDLFASFYSVGQDKIGQLVEYFELQPYLNTKYEKLSGGWKQRFLLAIAFLHDPDLVFLDEPTTGLDPKATQLVWEKIRGGVQKTKTILLSTHSMEEVDKFCDRVIVLNKGKIAANDTPAAIKEKLKVDFFSDAYFRLVEGDDRR; this is translated from the coding sequence ATGGAGACAGTTATTAACGTTCAGGATGTTGTGAAAACCTACGGAGAAAAAACGGTACTGGATCATATCGGATTCCGGATACCGGCTGGGGAGACGGTTGCGGTTGTCGGTCCGAACGGAACAGGAAAGACAACCCTGCTTGAGATCCTGATGACGCTCCGCAAAGTGGATTCCGGCAGCGTGAGCATCCTTGGAAAGAATGCAAATGAGCAGAAGGTTGTGGATGAGATCCGAGGCAGGATCGGCGTGATGCTCCAGGAAGGCGGCATGTACAGCTATATCAAGCTGAAGGAAGCCCTGGATCTGTTTGCGTCTTTCTATTCTGTAGGACAGGACAAGATCGGACAGCTGGTGGAGTATTTTGAACTGCAGCCGTACCTGAACACCAAGTATGAGAAGCTTTCCGGAGGATGGAAACAGCGGTTCCTTCTGGCGATCGCGTTCCTGCATGACCCGGACCTGGTTTTCCTGGATGAACCCACAACAGGTCTGGATCCCAAAGCTACGCAGCTTGTATGGGAAAAGATCAGGGGCGGGGTGCAGAAGACCAAGACGATTCTGCTTTCCACCCACTCGATGGAGGAAGTGGATAAGTTCTGTGACCGTGTGATTGTACTGAACAAGGGAAAGATCGCAGCCAATGACACGCCCGCAGCGATTAAGGAGAAACTGAAGGTTGATTTCTTTTCCGACGCGTATTTCAGGCTTGTGGAAGGAGATGACAGACGGTGA
- a CDS encoding sugar phosphate isomerase/epimerase family protein: MKNIYIDTCVLPRARLEAGRVYRDRFGSSLGFELLPMFDLPDFEANLEKNLDLFGGGPLLFHEPVWGVEHSAPKGSPAYEEGMYHILLTKKYADILHPASMVYHLSNCPVSLDTKKQMLKTTLENLDEMRDLFPDVKILVENTGIRADGTLLLDQAEFTILCLSRGLPVLIDIGHANANGWNIRKLIMDLRELIGGFHLHNNDGMHDLHCRLRDGTVDYRELIPLMNEYTPDVPFIIEYTRPDNYVDPLFRDIEYLCELSGR; this comes from the coding sequence ATGAAAAACATTTACATCGATACCTGCGTACTGCCCCGCGCCAGGCTGGAAGCGGGCCGGGTTTACCGCGACCGTTTCGGTTCCTCCCTGGGATTTGAACTCCTTCCCATGTTTGATCTCCCCGATTTTGAGGCAAATCTGGAAAAGAACCTTGATCTTTTCGGCGGTGGGCCGCTTCTGTTCCATGAGCCTGTCTGGGGTGTTGAGCATTCCGCGCCGAAAGGCAGTCCTGCCTATGAGGAAGGCATGTATCACATCCTGCTGACAAAAAAATACGCAGATATCCTGCATCCGGCTTCCATGGTTTATCATCTCAGCAACTGTCCTGTCTCCCTCGACACGAAGAAACAGATGCTGAAAACTACCCTTGAAAACCTGGATGAGATGCGGGATCTGTTCCCGGATGTAAAGATCCTGGTGGAAAACACCGGCATCCGTGCGGACGGAACCCTGCTCCTGGACCAGGCTGAATTTACCATTCTCTGCCTCAGCCGGGGCCTTCCGGTACTGATCGATATAGGTCATGCCAATGCCAACGGCTGGAATATCCGGAAGCTCATCATGGACCTGCGGGAGCTCATCGGCGGCTTCCATCTGCATAACAATGACGGGATGCATGACCTCCACTGCCGGCTCCGGGACGGAACCGTTGACTACCGGGAACTCATTCCCCTGATGAACGAATACACTCCCGATGTCCCCTTTATCATTGAGTATACAAGGCCGGATAATTACGTAGACCCGCTTTTCCGGGATATCGAATACCTGTGCGAACTTTCAGGCAGGTAA
- a CDS encoding TetR/AcrR family transcriptional regulator — translation MEEQKKEDRRVRRTKKMLTQALTQLMQEKQIKEITVKELTDLADMNRGTFYLYYRDVYDMLEKLEDSMFEALDSIAALHETDAARQETKPILLDVFRFIEENQEIVRVLLSPYGDMKFLHRLYDVIREKCLTGFPYAAAVDKKNEADFDYRFSFVIYGAAGLIRAWVNRNCAEPAVQMAELADALIRRGSL, via the coding sequence ATGGAAGAGCAAAAAAAAGAAGACCGGCGTGTGAGGCGCACCAAAAAGATGCTGACCCAGGCCCTGACTCAGCTCATGCAGGAAAAACAGATCAAGGAGATCACAGTCAAGGAGCTGACAGACCTTGCGGATATGAACCGGGGTACTTTCTACCTGTATTACAGGGATGTGTACGACATGCTGGAAAAGCTGGAGGACAGCATGTTTGAGGCCCTGGACAGCATTGCCGCCCTGCATGAAACTGACGCGGCCCGACAGGAAACCAAACCGATCCTGCTGGATGTATTCCGTTTTATCGAAGAAAACCAGGAGATTGTCCGGGTATTGCTCAGCCCCTACGGCGACATGAAATTCCTGCACCGCCTGTACGATGTGATCCGGGAAAAATGTCTCACCGGATTTCCATACGCCGCCGCGGTGGACAAAAAAAATGAAGCGGATTTTGATTACCGCTTCAGTTTTGTGATCTATGGTGCCGCCGGGCTGATCCGCGCCTGGGTAAACCGGAACTGTGCGGAGCCCGCCGTTCAGATGGCCGAACTGGCTGACGCACTGATTCGCCGCGGGAGCCTGTGA
- a CDS encoding cyclic nucleotide-binding domain-containing protein, whose amino-acid sequence MKEKLFSRNEVVFREGDLGESFFQIMEGKAGVYLHYGEADERKLTEMKPGQYFGEMAVIGAWPRTATIVAEEDLRVTEITEAGLNEYFTEQPDRILAIMKQIGSRIRTLTEEYDEVTAFLKEKKDDGAEKKEGFLAKLKKYREISALAKKNAVRNTVEETVKVKIQDKPKASPLPVESCDKGQIIFREGESGTFMYAIHGGTVGIYTGYGSTLEKKLTTLYPNSFFGEMSLIDHERRSATAVAEENGTILEIISAENLQDLFKANPLEVDMILRHLSSRLKKLTIDYVKACDEAVQES is encoded by the coding sequence ATGAAAGAAAAGCTTTTCAGCAGAAACGAAGTTGTATTCCGTGAAGGCGATCTTGGCGAGAGCTTTTTCCAGATCATGGAAGGCAAAGCCGGCGTATACCTTCATTACGGAGAAGCGGATGAACGGAAACTGACAGAGATGAAGCCCGGTCAGTATTTCGGTGAAATGGCTGTCATCGGCGCGTGGCCCCGCACCGCGACCATCGTCGCGGAAGAGGACCTGCGCGTTACGGAGATCACTGAAGCCGGTCTGAACGAATATTTCACGGAACAGCCTGACAGGATCCTGGCCATCATGAAACAGATCGGCAGCCGGATCCGCACGCTGACCGAGGAATATGATGAGGTCACCGCGTTCCTGAAGGAAAAGAAGGATGACGGTGCGGAGAAAAAAGAAGGCTTCCTGGCAAAACTGAAAAAGTACCGGGAGATCAGCGCTCTCGCGAAAAAGAACGCTGTCAGGAACACCGTGGAAGAAACGGTTAAGGTAAAGATCCAGGATAAGCCCAAGGCCTCCCCGCTTCCCGTGGAATCCTGCGATAAAGGGCAGATCATTTTCCGCGAAGGGGAAAGCGGCACGTTTATGTACGCGATCCACGGCGGTACTGTCGGCATTTATACCGGTTACGGCTCCACACTGGAAAAGAAACTGACAACGCTCTACCCCAATTCCTTCTTCGGTGAAATGAGCCTGATCGATCACGAACGGCGCAGCGCGACTGCGGTTGCCGAGGAAAACGGTACTATCCTGGAGATCATCAGTGCCGAAAACCTGCAGGATCTCTTCAAAGCCAATCCGCTTGAAGTGGATATGATCCTGCGTCATCTTTCCAGTCGTCTGAAAAAGCTCACCATCGATTATGTGAAAGCCTGTGATGAAGCCGTTCAGGAGTCCTGA
- a CDS encoding LytR/AlgR family response regulator transcription factor, whose amino-acid sequence MRILICDDDPVFCDELERDLEQYEIIHRLEFEILKVFSGEQALDALAQGDWDVLFMDIEMPTINGVEAGKRVREQLQNYSLKIIYVSSRQEYAMDLFKVDTFDFLIKPVAYEELEAVLDKLQKTLDRNGEMFVYRKKGQAVRCRLEDILYFESWLKKTIIVTRQKEDEFYAPLKDIYEELKDKKFFYCHKSILVNYDRVAEFHYDRLVLDNGKELEISQSKRKEVRRLSGEMGMES is encoded by the coding sequence ATGAGGATTCTGATATGTGATGATGATCCGGTGTTCTGCGATGAACTGGAAAGAGACCTGGAGCAGTATGAAATCATACACCGCCTGGAATTTGAGATCCTGAAGGTGTTCTCCGGGGAACAGGCACTGGATGCACTGGCACAAGGGGACTGGGATGTCCTGTTCATGGATATTGAAATGCCGACGATCAACGGAGTGGAAGCCGGCAAACGTGTCAGGGAACAGCTGCAGAACTACAGCCTGAAGATCATCTATGTTTCTTCCAGGCAGGAATACGCGATGGACCTGTTCAAGGTGGATACGTTCGATTTCCTGATCAAACCGGTGGCATATGAAGAGCTTGAAGCAGTGCTGGACAAGCTGCAGAAAACACTGGACCGGAACGGGGAAATGTTTGTTTACCGGAAAAAAGGCCAGGCAGTGCGGTGTCGGCTGGAGGATATTCTGTATTTTGAAAGCTGGCTGAAGAAGACCATTATTGTGACGAGGCAGAAGGAAGACGAATTCTATGCCCCGCTGAAGGATATCTATGAGGAGCTGAAGGACAAGAAATTCTTTTACTGTCACAAGAGCATTCTGGTGAACTATGACCGGGTGGCGGAATTTCACTATGACCGGCTGGTGCTGGACAACGGAAAGGAACTGGAGATCAGCCAGAGCAAACGAAAGGAAGTCCGCCGGCTGAGCGGCGAGATGGGGATGGAGTCATGA